From the Primulina tabacum isolate GXHZ01 chromosome 15, ASM2559414v2, whole genome shotgun sequence genome, one window contains:
- the LOC142527577 gene encoding subtilisin-like protease SBT3.6 isoform X1, whose protein sequence is MAFHWVFVVLFFVTYQLCCFAAEGAVSSNVHIVYMGDRQHDEPHLVENSHHELLSGILESKEAASESILYSYKHGFSGFAAVLSRSQAKTIAGLPGVLSVIPNSILHLHTTRSWDFLHVNHLNGGILVKSRSGSGSIIGVLDSGIWPESESFKDDEMEPVPSRWKGKCQVGEEFDHSKCNGKIIGARWYVKGYKAELGELITENGTEFMSPRDASGHGTHTSSIAAGSLVKNVSFLGLGHGMARGGAPSARLAMYKVCWATGGCSSADLLAALDDAIHDGVDVISMSLGLAPPLSSYFNDVVSVGSFHAVASGIPVICSGGNSGPFPETVVNTAPWMITVAASTIDRAFPVALTIGNNQTFVGQSLFVSKDLDKFYPIVYGEDIAATGADEDDARSCASGSLNATLAKGKVILCFESRSQRFVSTAESSVHEVEGVGIVFARFLTKEVSLCLEVPCAQVDFTIGTSILSYIASTRNPVIKYNSPKTAVGQQVSPNVALFSSRGPSSLSPSVLKPDIAAPGVNILASWSAAQAAQPYDDIKKNKLSPFHFKFESGTSMACPHVSAIVALIKAIHPKWSPAAIKSALITTALSTDEYGQPAVAEGSPYKQADPFDYGGGHIDPNKAIDPGLIYDTDTGDYTRFLCAMGYNVSSITPFTRTKTACPKTTNFLANFNLPSVTIPELKRGVTVSRTVTNVGSVSSVYVARIKAPPGTHVIVEPGILKFCSKVKKIKFKVTFWPNLSVQGAYSFGSLVWDDGFHHVRIPLIARSVLEEY, encoded by the exons ATGGCTTTTCATTGGGTTTTTGTCGTTCTTTTCTTTGTCACCTACCAACTTTGTTGCTTTGCTGCCGAAGGTGCAGTTTCCAGCAAT GTTCACATTGTTTATATGGGAGACAGGCAGCATGACGAGCCTCATCTTGTTGAAAATTCTCACCATGAGCTTCTCTCAGGCATTCTCGAAAG CAAAGAAGCTGCAAGTGAATCAATTTTGTACAGCTACAAACATGGATTCTCTGGATTTGCTGCAGTCTTGAGTCGATCCCAGGCCAAAACTATTGCAG GTTTGCCTGGTGTTCTTAGTGTTATTCCTAACAGTATTCTTCATCTGCACACGACTCGAAGTTGGGATTTTCTGCacgtaaatcatttaaatggtGGGATTCTAGTAAAATCTCGGTCAGGGAGTGGCTCTATCATTGGTGTTCTTGATTCTG GAATATGGCCCGAGTCGGAAAGCTTTAAAGACGATGAAATGGAACCAGTTCCATCACGTTGGAAAGGCAAATGCCAGGTTGGAGAAGAGTTTGATCATTCGAAATGCAACGG GAAAATCATCGGTGCCCGTTGGTATGTTAAAGGTTACAAGGCCGAATTAGGAGAGCTGATCACAGAAAATGGCACGGAGTTTATGTCCCCTCGAGATGCATCAGGCCATGGGACACACACGTCATCCATTGCAGCTGGTTCTTTGGTTAAAAACGTGAGTTTTTTGGGATTAGGACATGGGATGGCTAGAGGGGGTGCCCCATCTGCTCGGTTGGCTATGTACAAAGTGTGTTGGGCGACGGGTGGATGCAGTTCGGCTGATCTTCTTGCTGCACTGGACGATGCAATACACGATGGAGTGGATGTTATTTCGATGTCATTGGGTTTAGCGCCACCCCTTTCGAGTTACTTTAACGACGTTGTGTCTGTAGGCTCATTCCATGCTGTGGCTAGTGGGATTCCTGTCATCTGCTCGGGTGGAAATAGCGGTCCATTTCCTGAGACGGTTGTGAATACTGCTCCGTGGATGATAACAGTTGCTGCAAGCACCATTGATAGAGCTTTTCCAGTAGCATTAACCATCGGAAATAATCAAACATTTGTG GGTCAATCTTTGTTCGTAAGCAAGGATCTTGACAAGTTCTATCCTATTGTGTATGGAGAAGACATCGCAGCAACCGGTGCTGATGAAGATGATGCAAG AAGTTGCGCTTCTGGATCGTTGAATGCAACTCTAGCCAAGGGAAAAGTCATTCTTTGTTTTGAATCACGAAGCCAAAGGTTTGTTTCCACCGCTGAAAGTTCTGTACATGAAGTCGAGGGCGTCGGGATCGTTTTTGCAAGGTTTCTGACTAAAGAGGTGAGCCTATGCTTGGAAGTTCCTTGTGCCCAAGTGGACTTCACAATAGGAACTTCCATACTCTCCTACATAGCATCAACTAG AAATCctgttataaaatataattctcCAAAGACAGCAGTAGGGCAGCAGGTGTCCCCTAATGTTGCGCTCTTTTCTTCTAGAGGGCCAAGTTCTCTCTCCCCGTCTGTGCTTAAG CCTGATATTGCTGCTCCTGGAGTTAACATTCTCGCCTCGTGGTCTGCTGCTCAAGCAGCTCAACCATACGATGACATCAAGAAAAACAAACTTTCCCCGTTTCACTTCAAATTCGAATCAGGAACTTCCATGGCCTGCCCCCATGTATCTGCCATTGTGGCTCTTATTAAGGCCATCCATCCTAAGTGGAGTCCTGCTGCAATTAAGTCTGCCCTCATCACAACAG CCTTGTCAACTGACGAATATGGCCAGCCAGCGGTTGCAGAAGGATCTCCATACAAACAAGCCGACCCCTTCGATTATGGTGGTGGCCATATCGATCCCAACAAAGCCATCGATCCCGGTCTAATATATGACACAGACACGGGTGACTACACTCGATTCCTATGTGCCATGGGCTATAATGTCTCATCAATCACCCCATTTACCAGAACCAAAACTGCTTGCCCGAAAACGACGAACTTCCTGGCGAACTTTAATCTGCCTTCTGTCACCATTCCTGAGCTCAAAAGGGGTGTCACTGTATCGAGAACCGTGACGAATGTGGGGTCCGTTTCGTCAGTTTACGTTGCTAGGATCAAGGCTCCACCTGGTACACATGTGATAGTGGAACCTGGGATTCTTAAGTTTTGTTCAAAAGTGAAGAAGATCAAGTTTAAGGTGACATTTTGGCCTAATTTGAGCGTTCAAGGAGCCTACTCGTTTGGAAGTTTGGTATGGGATGATGGATTCCATCATGTTAGGATTCCATTGATTGCTCGATCAGTTCTTGAAGAATACtaa
- the LOC142527577 gene encoding subtilisin-like protease SBT3.6 isoform X2, which yields MGDRQHDEPHLVENSHHELLSGILESKEAASESILYSYKHGFSGFAAVLSRSQAKTIAGLPGVLSVIPNSILHLHTTRSWDFLHVNHLNGGILVKSRSGSGSIIGVLDSGIWPESESFKDDEMEPVPSRWKGKCQVGEEFDHSKCNGKIIGARWYVKGYKAELGELITENGTEFMSPRDASGHGTHTSSIAAGSLVKNVSFLGLGHGMARGGAPSARLAMYKVCWATGGCSSADLLAALDDAIHDGVDVISMSLGLAPPLSSYFNDVVSVGSFHAVASGIPVICSGGNSGPFPETVVNTAPWMITVAASTIDRAFPVALTIGNNQTFVGQSLFVSKDLDKFYPIVYGEDIAATGADEDDARSCASGSLNATLAKGKVILCFESRSQRFVSTAESSVHEVEGVGIVFARFLTKEVSLCLEVPCAQVDFTIGTSILSYIASTRNPVIKYNSPKTAVGQQVSPNVALFSSRGPSSLSPSVLKPDIAAPGVNILASWSAAQAAQPYDDIKKNKLSPFHFKFESGTSMACPHVSAIVALIKAIHPKWSPAAIKSALITTALSTDEYGQPAVAEGSPYKQADPFDYGGGHIDPNKAIDPGLIYDTDTGDYTRFLCAMGYNVSSITPFTRTKTACPKTTNFLANFNLPSVTIPELKRGVTVSRTVTNVGSVSSVYVARIKAPPGTHVIVEPGILKFCSKVKKIKFKVTFWPNLSVQGAYSFGSLVWDDGFHHVRIPLIARSVLEEY from the exons ATGGGAGACAGGCAGCATGACGAGCCTCATCTTGTTGAAAATTCTCACCATGAGCTTCTCTCAGGCATTCTCGAAAG CAAAGAAGCTGCAAGTGAATCAATTTTGTACAGCTACAAACATGGATTCTCTGGATTTGCTGCAGTCTTGAGTCGATCCCAGGCCAAAACTATTGCAG GTTTGCCTGGTGTTCTTAGTGTTATTCCTAACAGTATTCTTCATCTGCACACGACTCGAAGTTGGGATTTTCTGCacgtaaatcatttaaatggtGGGATTCTAGTAAAATCTCGGTCAGGGAGTGGCTCTATCATTGGTGTTCTTGATTCTG GAATATGGCCCGAGTCGGAAAGCTTTAAAGACGATGAAATGGAACCAGTTCCATCACGTTGGAAAGGCAAATGCCAGGTTGGAGAAGAGTTTGATCATTCGAAATGCAACGG GAAAATCATCGGTGCCCGTTGGTATGTTAAAGGTTACAAGGCCGAATTAGGAGAGCTGATCACAGAAAATGGCACGGAGTTTATGTCCCCTCGAGATGCATCAGGCCATGGGACACACACGTCATCCATTGCAGCTGGTTCTTTGGTTAAAAACGTGAGTTTTTTGGGATTAGGACATGGGATGGCTAGAGGGGGTGCCCCATCTGCTCGGTTGGCTATGTACAAAGTGTGTTGGGCGACGGGTGGATGCAGTTCGGCTGATCTTCTTGCTGCACTGGACGATGCAATACACGATGGAGTGGATGTTATTTCGATGTCATTGGGTTTAGCGCCACCCCTTTCGAGTTACTTTAACGACGTTGTGTCTGTAGGCTCATTCCATGCTGTGGCTAGTGGGATTCCTGTCATCTGCTCGGGTGGAAATAGCGGTCCATTTCCTGAGACGGTTGTGAATACTGCTCCGTGGATGATAACAGTTGCTGCAAGCACCATTGATAGAGCTTTTCCAGTAGCATTAACCATCGGAAATAATCAAACATTTGTG GGTCAATCTTTGTTCGTAAGCAAGGATCTTGACAAGTTCTATCCTATTGTGTATGGAGAAGACATCGCAGCAACCGGTGCTGATGAAGATGATGCAAG AAGTTGCGCTTCTGGATCGTTGAATGCAACTCTAGCCAAGGGAAAAGTCATTCTTTGTTTTGAATCACGAAGCCAAAGGTTTGTTTCCACCGCTGAAAGTTCTGTACATGAAGTCGAGGGCGTCGGGATCGTTTTTGCAAGGTTTCTGACTAAAGAGGTGAGCCTATGCTTGGAAGTTCCTTGTGCCCAAGTGGACTTCACAATAGGAACTTCCATACTCTCCTACATAGCATCAACTAG AAATCctgttataaaatataattctcCAAAGACAGCAGTAGGGCAGCAGGTGTCCCCTAATGTTGCGCTCTTTTCTTCTAGAGGGCCAAGTTCTCTCTCCCCGTCTGTGCTTAAG CCTGATATTGCTGCTCCTGGAGTTAACATTCTCGCCTCGTGGTCTGCTGCTCAAGCAGCTCAACCATACGATGACATCAAGAAAAACAAACTTTCCCCGTTTCACTTCAAATTCGAATCAGGAACTTCCATGGCCTGCCCCCATGTATCTGCCATTGTGGCTCTTATTAAGGCCATCCATCCTAAGTGGAGTCCTGCTGCAATTAAGTCTGCCCTCATCACAACAG CCTTGTCAACTGACGAATATGGCCAGCCAGCGGTTGCAGAAGGATCTCCATACAAACAAGCCGACCCCTTCGATTATGGTGGTGGCCATATCGATCCCAACAAAGCCATCGATCCCGGTCTAATATATGACACAGACACGGGTGACTACACTCGATTCCTATGTGCCATGGGCTATAATGTCTCATCAATCACCCCATTTACCAGAACCAAAACTGCTTGCCCGAAAACGACGAACTTCCTGGCGAACTTTAATCTGCCTTCTGTCACCATTCCTGAGCTCAAAAGGGGTGTCACTGTATCGAGAACCGTGACGAATGTGGGGTCCGTTTCGTCAGTTTACGTTGCTAGGATCAAGGCTCCACCTGGTACACATGTGATAGTGGAACCTGGGATTCTTAAGTTTTGTTCAAAAGTGAAGAAGATCAAGTTTAAGGTGACATTTTGGCCTAATTTGAGCGTTCAAGGAGCCTACTCGTTTGGAAGTTTGGTATGGGATGATGGATTCCATCATGTTAGGATTCCATTGATTGCTCGATCAGTTCTTGAAGAATACtaa